In the Ipomoea triloba cultivar NCNSP0323 chromosome 6, ASM357664v1 genome, one interval contains:
- the LOC116022706 gene encoding NDR1/HIN1-like protein 12, producing the protein MKKPTLGPRRRTNPLVWCLAIICAVLTIVVILTGIVVFIGYMVARPKVPQMSVANAHIDTLYYDMVSLLTVKISIVIKAENDNAKARAYFYKTSYALSFHGVKVAYLNADPFEVPRNSSTELYYQVESSPIPLTPEEGERVEAGLKNSNVTFELKGNTRTRWRVWVIGSVRFWLHLDCRLKLPVDGTTIYPKCNTKSR; encoded by the coding sequence ATGAAAAAGCCGACGCTGGGTCCCCGGCGGCGCACCAACCCGTTGGTATGGTGTCTGGCCATAATCTGCGCCGTCCTGACAATCGTCGTCATCCTCACCGGAATCGTGGTGTTCATCGGCTACATGGTGGCGCGTCCAAAAGTGCCGCAAATGAGCGTGGCCAACGCGCACATCGACACGCTCTACTACGACATGGTGAGCCTCCTGACCGTTAAGATCTCCATCGTGATCAAGGCGGAGAACGACAACGCGAAGGCCCGCGCGTACTTCTACAAGACCAGCTACGCGCTGAGCTTCCACGGCGTCAAAGTCGCGTACCTCAACGCCGACCCGTTCGAGGTGCCCCGGAACAGCTCCACGGAGCTGTATTACCAGGTGGAGTCGTCGCCGATCCCGCTGACGCCGGAGGAAGGGGAGAGGGTCGAAGCCGGGCTGAAGAACAGCAACGTGACGTTCGAGCTGAAAGGGAACACGCGCACGCGGTGGCGCGTTTGGGTCATCGGTTCTGTCAGATTTTGGTTGCACCTTGATTGCAGACTTAAGCTTCCCGTTGATGGAACCACCATTTACCCAAAGTGCAACACTAAGTCTAGgtag
- the LOC116022705 gene encoding uncharacterized protein LOC116022705, which translates to MEWLVKLMSTIIFVLVKPFSLIKQSVSFGVRSLCIVLLTWMELLRNAICLHVSILWKLTTWIISIPFLPMRVLNALQNERLLKIHLEEMQREFENLVWDKKGVEKQLRVAIKEHKLMGLMLRELEDEHDEAIIKIEQLEDELQGLKEEIQQLKETRGKARWSPEHVDTSNLHNQATKTKESAANLSRRPNRAKTARTCQEIARADAWEDESKPTIAPKDMTKPLKPADLDTTTYIQCQRRETALSRSVFSAVLSVVVGTTVWTAPDPCVPLVAALFTVVAISLRSVVQFFASINNHPATEAVALLSFNWFILGTLTYPTLPKVAHMLSPLAHNFSGRTMRFLLGLFA; encoded by the exons ATGGAATGGTTAGTCAAATTGATGAGCACTATTATCTTCGTACTGGTGAAGCCTTTTTCGCTGATCAAGCAATCAGTCTCATTCGGTGTGAGAAGCTTATGCATCGTCCTTCTGACCTGGATGGAGCTTCTTAGAAACGCTATTTGCCTCCATGTTAGCATACTTTGGAAGCTAACAACTTGGATAATATCAATTCCGTTTCTGCCTATGCGAGTGTTAAATGCTCTACAAAACGAAAGGCTG ctTAAAATACATCTCGAAGAAATGCAGAGAGAGTTCGAGAACTTGGTGTGGGACAAGAAGGGAGTGGAGAAACAACTACGCGTGGCTATCAAAGAACACAAGTTGATGGGGCTGATGTTGAGGGAACTCGAAGATGAACACGATGAGGCTATCATCAAAATTGAACAACTGGAGGACGAG CTTCAGGGTCTAAAGGAGGAAATCCAACAGCTAAAAGAGACTCGAGGCAAAGCTCGATGGAGCCCCGAGCACGTTGACACCAGCAACCTCCACAACCAAGCCACAAAAACCAAAGAATCTGCAGCAAACTTGTCCCGGAGGCCAAACAGAGCTAAAACCGCCCGAACATGCCAAGAAATAGCCCGAGCTGATGCTTGGGAAGACGAGAGCAAACCAACCATAGCACCTAAAGACATGACCAAACCTCTAAAGCCAGCAGATTTGGACACAACAACTTACATCCAATGCCAAAGAAGAGAAACCGCCCTTTCGAGGAGCGTTTTCAGTGCAGTGTTATCAGTAGTCGTTGGAACCACCGTGTGGACCGCACCCGACCCTTGCGTGCCCCTCGTGGCCGCCCTTTTCACCGTGGTCGCCATTTCGTTGAGGAGCGTGGTCCAGTTCTTCGCCTCCATTAACAACCACCCTGCAACTGAGGCAGTTGCTCTCCTCAGCTTCAACTGGTTCATTCTAGGCACCTTAACATATCCCACATTGCCAAAGGTTGCACATATGTTGTCTCCCCTGGCACACAACTTCTCCGGTAGAACAATGAGGTTCCTCCTCGGACTGTTTGCATGA
- the LOC116022677 gene encoding uncharacterized protein LOC116022677 isoform X2: MDSKGGNPGTRQTNLKKSFKLGVRSLLTACSKEEFCKAFSKFSPAEQERLHRLFIQVVSSLHENIEDEFESLCLETEAGTVLDTVEHLVEEQSLDPLSSEKTNIEETGKYLSETKKNEINYLMGMLEKAEEQKRLISSRLEFLKKEKQEFSGATDFVDKLRTGTLSYSTGNNP, translated from the exons ATGGACAGTAAAGGGGGAAATCCAGGGACAAGGCAGACGAATCTGAAGAAGTCTTTCAAGCTTGGAGTGCGTTCCTTGCTCACAGCCTGCTCCAAGGAG GAATTTTGCAAAGCTTTCTCAAAGTTCAGTCCAGCGGAGCAAGAGCGCCTCCACCGGTTATTCATTCAG gTTGTTTCATCATTGCACGAAAATATAGAG GATGAGTTTGAGTCTTTATGCCTGGAGACAGAG GCAGGAACTGTTCTTGATACTGTGGAGCATCTTGTAGAAGAGCAAAGCTTGGATCCACTCTCTTCTGAGAA GACTAATATTGAAGAAACTGGCAAGTATTTATCAGAAACGAAGAAGAACGAGATCAACTACTTGATGGGCATGCTGGAAAAG GCAGAAGAACAGAAGCGGCTTATCAGTTCTCGCCTTGAATTcctaaagaaagaaaaacaagaattcTCGGGCGCCACAGATTTTGTGGACAAG TTAAGGACAGGGACTTTGAGCTACAGTACTGGAAATAATCCTTGA
- the LOC116022704 gene encoding uncharacterized protein LOC116022704, with product MAQHSLLLPADVRPKLHHFKGNGKWGKHFEVKAKPKHLKFAFSCRAQAIEIPNHWYNLIADLPVKPPPPLHPKTFQPAKPEDLSPLFADEMIKQETSNDPFIQIPEEVLDVYRLWRPTPLIRAKRLEKLLDTPARIYYKYEGTSPAGSHKPNSAVPQVWYNAQQGVKNIVTETGAGQWGSALSFACSLFGLNCEVWQVRASFDQKPYRRLMMQTWGAKVHPSPSTMTEAGRTILKGDPSSPGSLGIAISEAVEVAAANADTKYCLGSVLNHVLLHQTVIGEECIKQMEALGETPDVIIGCTGGGSNFAGLAFPYLREKLRGKLNPVFRAVEPSACPSLTKGVYAYDYGDTAGMTPLMKMHTLGHNFVPDPIHAGGLRYHGMAPLISHVYELGFMEAISIPQTECFQGAIKFARSEGLIPAPEPTHAIAAAIREALNCRETGESKVILMAMCGHGHFDLSSYEKYLQGGMVDLTYSDEKIKASLAEIPQPVS from the exons ATGGCTCAACATTCTCTTCTCCTGCCTGCTGATGTTCGTCCAAAACTTCACCATttcaaag GTAATGGTAAATGGGGTAAGCATTTTGAGGTAAAGGCAAAACCCAAACATTTGAAGTTTGCATTTAGCTGTAGAGCACAGGCAATTGAAATCCCTAATCACTGGTACAATTTGATTGCTGATCTCCCGGTTAAACCCCCTCCTCCTCTGCATCCCAAGACCTTTCAACCCGCGAAACCCGAGGATTTGTCCCCTCTTTTTGCTGATGAGATGATCAAGCAAGAGACTAGCAATGATCCCTTTATTCAGATACCCGAGGAGGTTTTAGATGTTTATAGGCTTTGGCGCCCGACCCCCCTAATCAG AGCAAAGCGCCTGGAGAAACTGCTCGATACACCTGCAAGAATATATTATAAGTATGAAGGCACGAGCCCGGCTGGGTCACATAAGCCAAACAGCGCTGTTCCTCAGGTCTGGTACAATGCACAACAAGGCGTCAAGAATATAGTCACCGAGACGGGTGCTGGGCAATGGGGGAGCGCACTGTCATTCGCGTGCAGCTTATTTGGTCTCAACTGTGAA GTATGGCAAGTGCGTGCTTCGTTTGATCAAAAGCCATATAGGCGATTGATGATGCAAACGTGGGGTGCCAAAGTGCACCCTTCGCCTTCTACTATGACTGAGGCAGGTAGGACAATCCTCAAAGGGGATCCATCGAGTCCCGGGAGTTTGGGGATAGCTATTTCCGAGGCAGTGGAGGTTGCAGCTGCAAATGCCGATACTAAGTATTGCTTGGGGAGTGTTTTGAATCACGTTCTGTTACACCAGACAGTTATTGGCGAGGAGTGTATAAAGCAAATGGAGGCTTTGGGGGAGACGCCCGATGTGATCATTGGATGTACAGGAGGTGGATCTAATTTTGCAGGACTCGCCTTTCCATATCTTCGGGAGAAGCTTAGGGGGAAACTTAATCCGGTTTTTAGGGCAGTCGAGCCTTCGGCCTGCCCTTCCTTGACTAAAGGTGTATATGCATATGATTATGGGGATACAGCAGGGATGACTCCTCTGATGAAGATGCATACGCTGGGACACAACTTCGTTCCTGATCCTATTCATGCCG GAGGATTACGATACCATGGAATGGCTCCATTGATTTCACACGTCTATGAATTGGGTTTCATGGAAGCAATTTCGATTCCTCAGACTGAATGCTTCCAAG GCGCCATAAAATTTGCTCGGTCTGAGGGGCTGATACCAGCACCCGAACCAACTCACGCCATAGCGGCTGCCATAAGGGAAGCACTCAACTGCAGAGAGACTGGGGAATCGAAAGTCATTCTCATGGCGATGTGTGGGCACGGCCATTTTGATCTGTCATCCTACGAGAAGTATCTGCAAGGCGGTATGGTTGATTTGACATATTCAGACGAGAAAATAAAAGCCTCACTGGCCGAAATTCCCCAACCAGTGTCTTGA
- the LOC116022514 gene encoding long-chain-alcohol oxidase FAO4A, with protein sequence MQNIQFIIHRKMENKSATKKTLSPSQMETLSALCNTFLPAINEPLPQTTDASLTNFFQTSAASTGTHHQVAWLINERMKHPKLNSLLLLLWFLSTRIGTLLLCGKGSLSTQFPFLLRFPEISQNKRERIVQSWATSSLQSIRNFFTAMKALVLLVFFTAVDDKGENPSWKAIGYCGPDPSISEKQKKHKHHDHEDDDIAVADIEELLFGPLYNGIIDLNQPEEFVFNRLTKLGCSVTKPKPPGPSFVIECDAVVVGSGCGGGVISGVLATAGYKVLVLEKGNYYARTNLSLLEGPSMDKMFLGGGLLMTKDLDMVLLAGSTVGGGSTVNWSASIKTPPYVLQEWRELHGLELFGSEVYQKAMDIVCGKMGVQRECEDESFQNMVLRKGCLELGYPVENIPQNAPADHYCGWCTFGCKDGRKKGTAETWFVDLVKSGNGAILPECEALEVIHERNKAKGVMFTFQRDGVKQTAVIKSKVTVVACGALTTPSLLINSGLKNRNIGRNLRLHPVVFAWGYFPDAPGENKKSYEGAIMSAMSSVVLNVNGTGYGAVIQTPALHPGLFSALMPWNSGREFKMRMSRYARTAHVFALARDMGSGEAFSPTSVTYDLDKTDEENLQRGIEKLLRILAAAGAEEMGCNHGTGRTLKVKEASREEFERFVKEESSQSLSKHTNLKASAHQMGSCRMGVDPKTSVVNPKGETWEVEGLFVGDGSVLPTALGINPMVTIMSVSYCISHSVLDFLKTHD encoded by the exons ATGCAGAATATTCAATTCATCATTCACAGAAAAATGGAGAACAAGAGCGCTACCAAAAAAACACTGTCTCCTTCACAGATggagactctgagtgctttatGCAACACTTTTCTGCCCGCCATTAATGAACCTCTTCCACAAACCACAGATGCATCTCTCACTAATTTCTTTCAAACTTCAGCCGCCTCCACCGGAACTCACCACCAG GTGGCGTGGCTTATAAACGAGAGAATGAAACATCCTAAGCTGAATTcattgctgctgctgctatgGTTTCTGTCAACGAGGATTGGAACATTGTTGCTGTGTGGAAAGGGAAGCTTGTCAACGCAGTTTCCCTTTTTGCTACGCTTCCCTGAGATTTCTCAGAACAAGAGAGAACGTATAGTTCAATCATGGGCCACCAGCAGCCTGCAATCCATCCGAAATTTTTTCACGGCCATGAAAGCTTTGGTTCTCCTTGTATTCTTCACTGCG GTTGATGATAAGGGTGAAAACCCAAGTTGGAAAGCAATAGGGTATTGTGGTCCTGACCCTTCCATTTccgaaaaacaaaaaaaacacaagcatCACGATCATGAAGACGATGATATCGCAGTGGCTGATATCGAAGAATTGCTCTTTGGACCTCTGTACAACGGAATCATTGATCTGAATCAACCAGAAGAATTCGTCTTCAACAGGCTAACCAAACTAGGTTGTTCTGTCACGAAACCGAAGCCCCCGGGCCCATCTTTCGTGATCGAGTGCGATGCGGTGGTGGTCGGCTCTGGCTGCGGCGGCGGCGTCATTTCCGGCGTTCTCGCAACCGCCGGCTATAAAGTTCTGGTCTTGGAGAAAGGGAATTATTATGCGAGAACCAATCTGTCCCTCCTTGAAGGCCCTTCCATGGATAAAATGTTCTTAGGCGGTGGATTGCTAATGACAAAGGACTTAGACATGGTCCTCCTCGCCGGCTCCACCGTGGGCGGCGGCTCAACGGTGAACTGGTCCGCTTCGATCAAAACGCCGCCGTATGTTCTCCAGGAATGGCGCGAACTCCACGGCCTCGAGTTATTCGGAAGCGAGGTTTACCAGAAAGCCATGGACATTGTTTGCGGTAAAATGGGAGTGCAACGTGAATGCGAGGACGAAAGTTTCCAAAACATGGTTTTGAGAAAAGGTTGTTTGGAATTAGGTTATCCTGTGGAAAATATCCCGCAAAACGCGCCGGCCGATCATTATTGCGGCTGGTGCACCTTCGGCTGCAAAGACGGGCGGAAAAAAGGCACGGCGGAGACGTGGTTCGTCGACCTTGTGAAATCCGGCAACGGCGCTATCCTCCCGGAATGCGAAGCTCTGGAAGTAATCCACGAGAGGAACAAAGCTAAGGGAGTTATGTTCACGTTTCAACGCGACGGGGTGAAACAAACGGCTGTGATTAAATCGAAGGTGACCGTGGTCGCCTGCGGCGCCCTAACCACTCCCTCGTTGCTGATCAACAGCGGCCTGAAAAACCGGAACATCGGCCGGAATTTGCGCCTCCACCCTGTCGTGTTCGCGTGGGGGTATTTTCCGGACGCGCCGGGAGAGAACAAGAAGAGCTACGAAGGGGCGATAATGTCGGCGATGTCTAGCGTGGTATTAAACGTTAACGGAACAGGGTACGGCGCGGTGATACAAACGCCGGCGTTACACCCCGGGTTGTTCTCCGCCCTAATGCCGTGGAATTCCGGGCGAGAATTCAAGATGAGGATGAGTAGATACGCGAGAACCGCCCACGTTTTCGCGCTGGCTAGGGATATGGGGTCAGGGGAGGCGTTCTCGCCGACCTCCGTAACCTACGACCTTGACAAAACCGACGAGGAGAATCTGCAGAGAGGAATCGAGAAGCTGTTGAGGATACTGGCGGCGGCCGGGGCCGAGGAGATGGGATGCAATCACGGGACAGGACGAACACTgaag GTGAAGGAAGCGAGCAGGGAAGAGTTTGAGAGGTTTGTGAAGGAGGAGAGTTCACAGAGTCTGAGCAAACACACGAATCTGAAAGCATCGGCGCACCAGATGGGGAGTTGCAGAATGGGAGTTGATCCCAAGACATCAGTGGTGAACCCCAAGGGAGAGACATGGGAGGTGGAAGGGCTGTTTGTTGGAGATGGGAGTGTTCTTCCTACGGCTTTAGGGATCAACCCAATGGTCACCATTATGTCTGTTTCTTATTGCATTTCTCACTCTGTACTTGACTTTCTTAAGACTCATGATTAA
- the LOC116023220 gene encoding protein MODIFYING WALL LIGNIN-1 isoform X1, with product MENHPYIFPLLVSVVVSLGFVSCTLCVAAEFKKSKVKDLSVDGKLCSLPESAAFRLGLAALACSSVAQIIGNLLLCGKLMSKERECSCRKTKKPKTAIFFLVLSWMSFGVAAILIGAATSMSRRQAPGEGWLDGECYIVKDGVYFGSALLLIITLALTIASAIFTRRTKLTTSIPN from the exons ATGGAAAACCATCCATACATTTTCCCTCTCCTCGTTTCGGTTGTCGTCTCCCTCGGCTTCGTCTCCTGCACCCTCTGTGTCGCCGCCGAATTCAAGAAAtctaag GTGAAGGATCTCAGCGTAGATGGAAAGCTGTGTTCCTTGCCGGAGAGCGCCGCTTTCCGGTTAGGACTGGCGGCGCTGGCGTGTTCGTCGGTTGCTCAGATCATCGGCAACTTGTTGCTGTGCGGAAAGTTGATGTCAAAGGAGCGTGAATGCAGTTGCCGCAAGACCAAGAAGCCCAAAACCGCCATCTTCTTCCTCGTACTATCATG GATGAGCTTTGGAGTTGCAGCAATTTTAATAGGTGCAGCCACAAGCATGAGCAGAAGACAGGCACCGGGAGAAGGATGGTTAGATGGAGAGTGTTACATAGTGAAAGATGGAGTTTACTTTGGCTCTGCACTTTTGCTCATAATCACTTTGGCTTTAACCATTGCCTCTGCCATCTTCACTAGAAGAACCAAGCTCACCACCTCCATACCCAACTAg
- the LOC116022677 gene encoding uncharacterized protein LOC116022677 isoform X1 — MDSKGGNPGTRQTNLKKSFKLGVRSLLTACSKEEFCKAFSKFSPAEQERLHRLFIQVVSSLHENIEDEFESLCLETEAGTVLDTVEHLVEEQSLDPLSSEKLNLFEYKGQKKAENKEQETNIEETGKYLSETKKNEINYLMGMLEKAEEQKRLISSRLEFLKKEKQEFSGATDFVDKLRTGTLSYSTGNNP; from the exons ATGGACAGTAAAGGGGGAAATCCAGGGACAAGGCAGACGAATCTGAAGAAGTCTTTCAAGCTTGGAGTGCGTTCCTTGCTCACAGCCTGCTCCAAGGAG GAATTTTGCAAAGCTTTCTCAAAGTTCAGTCCAGCGGAGCAAGAGCGCCTCCACCGGTTATTCATTCAG gTTGTTTCATCATTGCACGAAAATATAGAG GATGAGTTTGAGTCTTTATGCCTGGAGACAGAG GCAGGAACTGTTCTTGATACTGTGGAGCATCTTGTAGAAGAGCAAAGCTTGGATCCACTCTCTTCTGAGAA GCTGAACCTCTTTGAATACAAGGGACAAAAAAAAGCAGAGAACAAAGAGCAGGA GACTAATATTGAAGAAACTGGCAAGTATTTATCAGAAACGAAGAAGAACGAGATCAACTACTTGATGGGCATGCTGGAAAAG GCAGAAGAACAGAAGCGGCTTATCAGTTCTCGCCTTGAATTcctaaagaaagaaaaacaagaattcTCGGGCGCCACAGATTTTGTGGACAAG TTAAGGACAGGGACTTTGAGCTACAGTACTGGAAATAATCCTTGA
- the LOC116023220 gene encoding protein MODIFYING WALL LIGNIN-1 isoform X2 — MSKERECSCRKTKKPKTAIFFLVLSWMSFGVAAILIGAATSMSRRQAPGEGWLDGECYIVKDGVYFGSALLLIITLALTIASAIFTRRTKLTTSIPN; from the exons ATGTCAAAGGAGCGTGAATGCAGTTGCCGCAAGACCAAGAAGCCCAAAACCGCCATCTTCTTCCTCGTACTATCATG GATGAGCTTTGGAGTTGCAGCAATTTTAATAGGTGCAGCCACAAGCATGAGCAGAAGACAGGCACCGGGAGAAGGATGGTTAGATGGAGAGTGTTACATAGTGAAAGATGGAGTTTACTTTGGCTCTGCACTTTTGCTCATAATCACTTTGGCTTTAACCATTGCCTCTGCCATCTTCACTAGAAGAACCAAGCTCACCACCTCCATACCCAACTAg